A genomic segment from Salvia splendens isolate huo1 chromosome 13, SspV2, whole genome shotgun sequence encodes:
- the LOC121762075 gene encoding mannan endo-1,4-beta-mannosidase 6 isoform X1 — MGIPYMFKSLSLILILNHLTCLAIISELEEDHEIVGDAGNHVDSWSMVQKKGNQFMLDGQPFYVNGFNTYWLMIFAVDESTRPKVSAVFQEASSVGLSVCRTWAFNDGQWRALQKSPNVYDEQVFKGLDFVVSEAKKYKVRLILSLVNNWEAYGGKSQYVKWGKAAGLNLTSDDDFYSHPTLRSYYKSHVKTVLNRVNTITNITYKDDPTIFAWELINEPRCESDPSGDKLQAWIEEMSVYVKSIDPKHLLQIGSEGFYGESTPNKVQFNPNTYAQQVGTDFIRNHQVLGVDFASVHIYPDSWISQAISDAHIEFVRSWTQAHIDDAENYLGMPVMFTEFGVSRKDPGYNLTYHDALLSSVYQSVLNSTKRGGGGGGSLVWQLFPQGTDYMDDGYAVVLSKNPSLSHIISLQSTRLNMLNSLCSWKCRWSCKKKHAFSDY; from the exons ATGGGAATTCCTTACATGTTCAAGTCATTGAGTCTCATTTTGATACTTAACCATTTAACATGTCTTGCAATCATCTCTGAGTTAGAGGAGGATCATGAGATTGTTGGTGATGCAGGGAATCATGTAGATTCATGGAGCATGGtgcaaaaaaaaggaaatcaattCATGCTGGATGGCCAGCCATTCTATGTCAACGGATTCAACACATACTGGCTAATGATTTTCGCGGTAGATGAGTCGACACGGCCAAAGGTGAGTGCTGTGTTCCAGGAGGCATCATCTGTTGGTCTTTCAGTGTGCAGGACTTGGGCTTTCAATGATGGCCAGTGGAGAGCTCTTCAAAAATCCCCTAACGTTTATGATGAGCAAGTTTTCAAG GGATTGGATTTTGTGGTGAGTGAAGCAAAGAAGTACAAAGTAAGGCTGATATTGTCATTGGTTAACAACTGGGAAGCCTATGGAGGGAAATCACAGTATGTGAAGTGGGGCAAGGCAGCTGGTCTCAATTTGACATCTGATGATGATTTTTACTCTCATCCAACTCTCAGAAGCTATTACAAATCGCATGTTAAG ACAGTGCTCAACAGAGTGAATACCATAACAAACATAACTTACAAGGACGATCCCACTATTTTCGCTTGGGAACTCATCAACGAGCCTCGTTGTGAATCAGATCCCTCCGGAGATAAGTTACAGGCTTGGATTGAAGAAATGTCAGTCTATGTGAAAAGCATTGATCCAAAGCATCTCCTACAGATCGGATCTGAAGGTTTCTACGGTGAATCCACCCCGAATAAGGTTCAGTTCAATCCCAACACCTACGCTCAACAAGTTGGGACGGACTTCATCCGCAACCATCAAGTTCTTGGAGTTGATTTTGCATCAGTTCATATCTACCCAGATTCTTG GATCTCCCAAGCAATATCGGATGCTCACATTGAGTTCGTGAGATCATGGACGCAAGCACATATCGATGATGCTGAGAACTACTTGGGAATGCCTGTCATGTTTACAGAGTTCGGAGTGTCTAGAAAAGACCCTGGCTACAATCTAACGTACCACGATGCTCTTCTCAGTTCAGTTTACCAGAGTGTGTTGAACTCGACCAAGAGAGGCGGGGGCGGAGGCGGCAGCCTTGTGTGGCAGCTGTTTCCCCAAGGCACAGACTACATGGATGATGGATATGCAGTAGTTCTATCCAAAAATCCTTCTCTATCCCATATCATATCCCTTCAGTCCACCAGACTCAATATGCTCAATTCCTTGTGTTCATGGAAATGCAGGTGGAGTTGCAAGAAGAAGCATGCTTTCAGTGACTACTAG
- the LOC121762075 gene encoding mannan endo-1,4-beta-mannosidase 6 isoform X2: protein MVQKKGNQFMLDGQPFYVNGFNTYWLMIFAVDESTRPKVSAVFQEASSVGLSVCRTWAFNDGQWRALQKSPNVYDEQVFKGLDFVVSEAKKYKVRLILSLVNNWEAYGGKSQYVKWGKAAGLNLTSDDDFYSHPTLRSYYKSHVKTVLNRVNTITNITYKDDPTIFAWELINEPRCESDPSGDKLQAWIEEMSVYVKSIDPKHLLQIGSEGFYGESTPNKVQFNPNTYAQQVGTDFIRNHQVLGVDFASVHIYPDSWISQAISDAHIEFVRSWTQAHIDDAENYLGMPVMFTEFGVSRKDPGYNLTYHDALLSSVYQSVLNSTKRGGGGGGSLVWQLFPQGTDYMDDGYAVVLSKNPSLSHIISLQSTRLNMLNSLCSWKCRWSCKKKHAFSDY, encoded by the exons ATGGtgcaaaaaaaaggaaatcaattCATGCTGGATGGCCAGCCATTCTATGTCAACGGATTCAACACATACTGGCTAATGATTTTCGCGGTAGATGAGTCGACACGGCCAAAGGTGAGTGCTGTGTTCCAGGAGGCATCATCTGTTGGTCTTTCAGTGTGCAGGACTTGGGCTTTCAATGATGGCCAGTGGAGAGCTCTTCAAAAATCCCCTAACGTTTATGATGAGCAAGTTTTCAAG GGATTGGATTTTGTGGTGAGTGAAGCAAAGAAGTACAAAGTAAGGCTGATATTGTCATTGGTTAACAACTGGGAAGCCTATGGAGGGAAATCACAGTATGTGAAGTGGGGCAAGGCAGCTGGTCTCAATTTGACATCTGATGATGATTTTTACTCTCATCCAACTCTCAGAAGCTATTACAAATCGCATGTTAAG ACAGTGCTCAACAGAGTGAATACCATAACAAACATAACTTACAAGGACGATCCCACTATTTTCGCTTGGGAACTCATCAACGAGCCTCGTTGTGAATCAGATCCCTCCGGAGATAAGTTACAGGCTTGGATTGAAGAAATGTCAGTCTATGTGAAAAGCATTGATCCAAAGCATCTCCTACAGATCGGATCTGAAGGTTTCTACGGTGAATCCACCCCGAATAAGGTTCAGTTCAATCCCAACACCTACGCTCAACAAGTTGGGACGGACTTCATCCGCAACCATCAAGTTCTTGGAGTTGATTTTGCATCAGTTCATATCTACCCAGATTCTTG GATCTCCCAAGCAATATCGGATGCTCACATTGAGTTCGTGAGATCATGGACGCAAGCACATATCGATGATGCTGAGAACTACTTGGGAATGCCTGTCATGTTTACAGAGTTCGGAGTGTCTAGAAAAGACCCTGGCTACAATCTAACGTACCACGATGCTCTTCTCAGTTCAGTTTACCAGAGTGTGTTGAACTCGACCAAGAGAGGCGGGGGCGGAGGCGGCAGCCTTGTGTGGCAGCTGTTTCCCCAAGGCACAGACTACATGGATGATGGATATGCAGTAGTTCTATCCAAAAATCCTTCTCTATCCCATATCATATCCCTTCAGTCCACCAGACTCAATATGCTCAATTCCTTGTGTTCATGGAAATGCAGGTGGAGTTGCAAGAAGAAGCATGCTTTCAGTGACTACTAG
- the LOC121762074 gene encoding serine/threonine-protein kinase AtPK2/AtPK19-like has translation MVSSRILPSVTKDGKHKPTHHQILLPVSPPDVVSSEQVELDFSDVFGPPPVHASNEVSYKNGEVNELVYDDPEVIYNRSHSLVGPSACVSQSLNLSGLTIHETEEQIEFLDSVMNVTCKKGQDASVDSVSEVCDSMMKAQAIGLEDFEVLKVVGQGAFAKVYQVKKRGTSEIYAMKVMRKDKIMEKNHAEYMKAERDILTKIDHPFVVQLRYSFQTKYRLYLVLDFINGGHLFFQLYHHGLFREDLARIYAAEIVSAVTHLHANGIMHRDLKPENILLGADGHVLLTDFGLAKELEGNARANSLCGTVEYMSPEIILGKGHDKAADWWSVGVLLFEMLTGKPPFVGGNRDKIQQKIIKDKVKLPGFLSIEAHSLLKGLLQKEPSKRFGSGQKGSDEIKSHKWFKSIHWKKLEAREITPSFRPVVGGDLCIANFDKQYTDMSLSDSPASSPKVDGNMFLGFTYVRPASSFLK, from the exons ATGGTTTCTTCTCGAATCCTACCTTCCGTGACAAAAGATGGCAAGCACAAACCGACCCACCACCAGATACTCTTACCTGTGAGTCCACCTGATGTTGTTTCTTCTGAACAGGTTGAGTTAGACTTTTCTGATGTGTTTGGCCCTCCACCTGTTCATGCCTCAAATGAAGTCAGCTATAAAAATGGTGAAGTAAATGAGCTTGTTTATGATGATCCTGAGGTCATTTACAATCGATCACATTCACTAGTTGGTCCTTCTGCTTGTGTTAGCCAATCTCTGAACCTCAGTGGCCTGACCATTCATGAAACTGAAGAGCAGATAGAGTTTCTGGACTCTGTTATGAATGTGACCTGTAAAAAAGGTCAGGACGCCTCTGTGGATTCTGTTTCTGAGGTCTGTGATAGTATGATGAAGGCCCAAGCAATAGGCCTGGAGGATTTTGAGGTTTTAAAAGTAGTTGGACAAGGGGCATTTGCAAAAGTTTATCAAGTGAAGAAGAGGGGCACGTCTGAAATATATGCTATGAAGGTCATGAGGAAGGATAAGATCATGGAGAAAAACCATGCTGAATATATGAAAGCGGAGAGGGATATATTAACAAAGATTGACCATCCCTTTGTTGTCCAGCTGAGATACTCGTTCCAG ACCAAATATAGACTTTACCTTGTTTTGGACTTTATCAATGGTGGTCACCTGTTTTTTCAACTTTACCATCATGGCCTTTTCAG AGAGGATTTGGCTCGCATCTATGCAGCAGAAATTGTTTCAGCAGTGACGCACCTTCATGCAAATGGAATAATGCACCGGGATCTCAAACCTGAAAATATCCTTCTGGGTGCCGATGGCCAT GTCTTACTCACCGACTTTGGATTAGCAAAAGAGTTGGAAGGGAATGCAAGAGCGAATTCCTTGTGTGGAACTGTAGAATATATGTCTCCTGAAATTATTCTTGGGAAGGGCCATGACAAGGCTGCTGATTGGTGGAGTGTTGGAGTTCTATTGTTTGAGATGCTTACTGGGAAG CCCCCTTTTGTTGGAGGAAATAGGGACAAGATTCAGCAAAAGATAATCAAGGACAAAGTTAAGCTGCCTGGCTTTCTATCAATCGAAGCACATTCCTTGTTGAAAGGG CTACTGCAAAAGGAACCAAGTAAGCGGTTTGGTAGTGGGCAGAAGGGTAGCGATGAAATAAAGAGCCATAAGTGGTTCAAGTCAATTCACTGGAAGAAATTGGAGGCGAGGGAAATAACACCAAGCTTCCGTCCTGTGGTTGGTGGAGACCTTTGCATCGCGAATTTTGACAAACAATACACAGATATGTCATTGTCTGATTCCCCTGCTTCAAGTCCTAAAGTCGATGGAAATATGTTCCTGGGTTTCACCTATGTCAGGCCGGCTTCCTCCTTTCTCAAATGA
- the LOC121762876 gene encoding la-related protein 1C-like, with protein MATASSAQSSPRGRKSPPSLPVDQEHFLTSSSSAGEDFQLENGKKPVWNNQSNGEVASAVMGAESWPALSESARASPKSVKPAGSITISQVDLNGASPKQVNSSIPSPNSPSSRPKRSSGSFSPHMPATNDISPTPLAEHGSLVNTLTHNSTGKLLAGEPSRDNITTNKEGGHRGGSYSANETQPQRTYRRHNSGPLIRGDGSYHHGGRRDQERGGKQDWGHRSFNHRESHGSQQQTGSRPFLRGPAPNTPFVPPPTVAVRPFVAPVVYTEMQSPVFYVPGPHPDSLTPIPMVPMPSMFFSMHDPHLPTKIVNQIEYYFSNENLVKDTFLRQNMDGEGWVSIKLIASFKKVIQLTDNIHLILDVIKSSNAVEVQVDKVRRKGDWMKWIMTPTQTTEVSPQSVNRSGPNMLVAHLNSVTLGEEAAT; from the exons ATGGCAACGGCTTCCTCAGCTCAAAGTTCTCCTAGGGGTCGGAAGTCTCCTCCGTCTCTTCCAGTTGATCAGGAACACTTTTTGACTTCCTCTTCTTCTGCGGGAGAAGATTTTCAGCTTGAAAACGGAAAGAAGCCAGTATGGAACAACCAGTCGAATGGTGAGGTAGCGAGTGCTGTCATGGGTGCCGAATCCTGGCCAGCTCTTTCCGAGTCTGCTCGTGCATCCCCTAAATCTGTGAAGCCTGCTGGATCAATCACTATCTCACAG GTGGATTTGAATGGAGCTTCACCAAAACAAGTTAATAGTAGTATTCCAAGTCCAAATTCACCTTCCTCTCGCCCGAAGCGTAGTAGTGGCAGCTTCAGTCCGCACATGCCAGCTACAAACGATATTTCTCCAACACCTCTCGCAGAACATGGTTCCTTGGTCAATACACTGACTCATAATAGTACAGGTAAACTTTTAGCTGGAGAACCTTCTAGGGATAACATCACAACAAATAAGGAGGGTGGTCATAGAGGAGGGTCTTATAGTGCGAATGAGACACAACCACAACGTACTTATAGAAGGCATAATAGTGGACCACTGATTCGCGGAGATGGTTCTTATCACCATGGTGGGCGACGTGATCAAGAACGTGGTGGAAAACAAGATTGGGGTCATCGGAGTTTTAACCATAGAGAAAGTCATGGATCCCAACAACAAACAGGGTCTAGGCCTTTCCTACGTGGACCGGCTCCTAATACTCCTTTTGTTCCCCCACCTACAGTTGCTGTACGGCCTTTTGTTGCACCTGTAGTTTATACGG AAATGCAATCACCTGTATTTTATGTTCCCGGGCCTCACCCAGATTCACTTACGCCTATCCCTATGGTTCCAATGCCATCAATGTTTTTCTCCATGCATGATCCTCACTTGCCTACCAAGATAGTGAATCAGATCGAGTATTATTTTAG TAACGAGAACTTGGTAAAAGACACATTCTTGCGCCAAAATATGGATGGCGAGGGATGGGTATCTATTAAGTTAATAGCAAGCTTCAAGAAA GTCATTCAGCTGACAGATAATATTCATCTTATACTAGATGTTATAAAATCTTCAAATGCTGTGGAAGTACAG GTTGATAAGGTGAGGCGCAAAGGAGATTGGATGAAGTGGATAATGACTCCTACTCAAACTACTGAAGTGAGTCCTCAATCAGTAAACAGATCCGGTCCAAATATGCTTGTAGCACATCTCAACAGCGTTACACTGGGTGAGGAAGCAGCAACGTAG
- the LOC121760626 gene encoding uncharacterized protein LOC121760626, translated as MDNGQRQTLHLSSNIKNNVVQFLLKHSHDGVLSRGAVMEAAEAHGISRKTVYRLWKAAKEQMQRGEPALMEGKVKGYQHVDRLELDQEKVRNLSTLERSSLRKMAVKLNVSKSTLGHWVKQGKLRPHANAIKPALTNMNKIARARWSLSQLEPQITQGRVKFQSMHNVVHIDEKWFYMTKVSDRYYLLPDEDEPYRTCKSKRYITKVMFMCAVSRPHFGINGQSTYDGKVGIFPFTEFLPAQRRSKNRARGTMETKAINSVTKSVMKDCLIQQIIPAIKAKWPVGASKDIYIQQDNATPHITAMDADFQAVANSDGFRIQLICQPPNSPDTNILDLGFFRAIQSLQHEKPCKTVDELVGNVCSSFEELSPQTLNKVFLSLQACLNEILQCRSRNGYKVPHINKDRLQRNRELPNVLEVEEVVVRDVLHYLQMPENSVGAMYDIEPLSNAFGF; from the exons ATGGATAATGGGCAGAGGCAAACCCTGCACTTGAGCAGCAATATCAAGAATAATGTGGTGCAGTTTCTACTCAAGCATAGCCATGATGGAGTACTATCAAGAGGGGCTGTAATGGAGGCAGCAGAAGCTCATGGCATCAGTAGGAAGACAGTATACAGGCTGTGGAAGGCAGCCAAGGAGCAGATGCAAAGGGGAGAACCTGCATTGATGGAAGGAAAGGTTAAAGGTTATCAACATGTTGACAGATTAGAACTTGATCAAGAAAAGGTTAGAAACTTATCTACTCTTGAAAGATCATCCCTGAGGAAAATGGCAGTAAAATTGAATGTGAGTAAGAGCACATTAGGTCATTGGGTGAAGCAAGGTAAACTAAGGCCACATGCAAATGCAATCAAACCTGCCCTCACCAATATGAATAAGATAGCAAGAGCCAGATGGAGTCTTAGTCAACTTGAGCCACAGATTACTCAAGGTAGAGTTAAGTTTCAGAGCATGCATAATGTAGTTCAtatagatgaaaaatggttCTATATGACCAAGGTATCAGACAGGTACTACCTCTTGCCGGATGAGGATGAGCCATATAGGACATGCAAATCCAAGAGATACATCACCAAAGTCATGTTTATGTGTGCTGTCAGTAGACCACACTTTGGTATAAATGGGCAGTCCACTTATGATGGTAAGGTGGGAATATTTCCCTTCACTGAATTTCTGCCAGCACAGAGGAGGTCAAAGAACAGGGCAAGAGGCACCATGGAAACCAAAGCAATCAATTCAGTCACAAAGTCAGTAATGAAGGACTGCCTTATCCAACAG ATTATACCTGCAATTAAGGCTAAGTGGCCTGTTGGGGCAAGTAAAGACATTTACATTCAGCAAGACAATGCAACCCCACACATAACTGCCATGGATGCAGATTTTCAGGCTGTTGCCAATTCAGATGGATTTAGAATCCAACTGATTTGTCAACCACCTAATTCCCCTGACACAAACATCTTAGACCTTGGATTTTTTAGAGCAATTCAATCACTGCAACATGAGAAACCTTGCAAGACTGTGGATGAACTTGTGGGGAATGTGTGTAGCTCATTTGAAGAGCTGTCACCACAAACTCTCAACAAAGTTTTCCTAAGCTTGCAAGCTTGCCTCAATGAAATCCTACAGTGTAGAAGTAGAAATGGATACAAAGTCCCACACATCAACAAGGACAGACTACAAAGAAATCGAGAACTCCCCAATGTGCTGGAAGTGGAGGAGGTTGTTGTGAGAGATGTGTTGCACTACTTACAAATGCCAGAGAACAGTGTTGGGGCAATGTATGATATTGAGCCTCTGTCAAATGCATTTGGCTTCTAG